From one Paramormyrops kingsleyae isolate MSU_618 chromosome 1, PKINGS_0.4, whole genome shotgun sequence genomic stretch:
- the cpb1 gene encoding carboxypeptidase B — protein MKILLLLGLVAVTLAEVTRFDGGKVYRLKPKTEEHVEIIKEIGDEFQLDFWIPSKADQVTISSNVDVRVDAAYIDYINVVLQQTEIEHEILIDDLQAAIDAQVDNGRISTKAYSYEKYNSWDTIQSWMDQTVSANSNLVSRMIIGTTYEGQPMHVLKLGKQSGSSKPAIFMDCGIHAREWISPAFCQWFVKEAVSTYGTNSQMTRLLDQMDVYVLPVFNIDGYRYTWSNNRMWRKTRSKNPGSTCIGTDPNRNFNAGWCTVGASKNPCSDTYCGCKPESAVEVKAVADFLRKNKSIIKSYLTIHSYSQLLLFPYSYTTAPAPNHVELMRVAEGAAAALKSLYGTQYTCGPGAETIYLAAGGSDDWAYDLGVKYAYTFELRDTGRYGFLLPESQIKPTCQETMLAVMYIADHVLNGL, from the exons ATGAAGATCCTCCTTCTTTTGGGGTTGGTGGCAGTCACTCTGGCTGAGGTGACACGTTTTGATGG AGGAAAGGTGTATCGCCTCAAGCCAAAAACTGAAGAGCATGTGGAGATCATTAAGGAAATCGGAGACGAGTTTCAG CTGGATTTCTGGATCCCCAGCAAGGCTGACCAGGTGACCATCAGCTCCAATGTGGATGTTCGTGTTGATGCCGCCTACATCGATTACATCAACGTTGTTCTGCAGCAAACCGAGATAGAGCACGA GATACTGATTGATGACCTTCAGGCTGCGATTGACGCTCAGGTAGACAATGGGAGGATCTCCACCAAAGCCTATTCCTATGAAAAGTACAACAGCTGGGATACA ATCCAGTCTTGGATGGACCAAACGGTGTCAGCCAACTCTAACCTGGTCAGCAGGATGATCATCGGCACCACGTACGAGGGACAGCCCATGCACGTTCTGAAG TTAGGTAAACAAAGTGGCTCCAGCAAGCCTGCCATCTTCATGGACTGTGGTATCCATGCCAGGGAATGGATCTCCCCAGCCTTCTGCCAGTGGTTTGTCAAAGAG GCTGTGTCTACCTATGGGACGAACTCCCAGATGACCAGGCTTCTGGACCAGATGGATGTCTATGTGCTGCCGGTGTTTAACATTGATGGCTACCGGTACACGTGGAGCAAT AACAGAATGTGGAGGAAGACCCGCTCTAAGAATCCGGGGTCCACATGCATCGGAACCGATCCCAACCGGAATTTCAATGCTGGCTGGTGTA CCGTTGGAGCTTCCAAAAACCCCTGCAGTGACACCTACTGCGGCTGCAAACCCGAGTCCGCGGTGGAAGTCAAGGCCGTGGCAGACTTCCTCCGCAAGAACAAGTCAATCATTAAGTCCTACTTGACCATTCACTCCTACTCCCAGCTGCTGCTGTTCCCCTACTCCTACACCACGGCACCGGCACCTAACCACGTTGAACTG ATGCGCGTGGCTGAGGGGGCCGCTGCTGCCTTGAAGTCCCTCTATGGGACCCAGTACACCTGTGGCCCTGGAGCTGAAACAATCT ACCTTGCTGCTGGGGGCTCTGATGACTGGGCCTATGACCTAGGGGTGAAGTACGCCTACACCTTCGAGCTGCGTGACACTGGCCGCTACGGCTTCCTGCTCCCCGAGTCGCAGATAAAGCCCACGTGCCAGGAGACCATGCTGGCCGTCATGTACATCGCCGACCATGTGCTCAACGGCCTGTAA